One segment of Daphnia magna isolate NIES linkage group LG2, ASM2063170v1.1, whole genome shotgun sequence DNA contains the following:
- the LOC116916080 gene encoding protein timeless isoform X3 produces MDWMTLTVGIPCLSHVPLGMFYRDKYYISDECLACLSEINAKINCEDPNTRPLRRALIFMDILNKDLIPILIHVNQPSIIRSTVELLIWLTIPVDCLIPAREMPADISMPKFMVHEFTQFLCSAKAAFLDPNVTQAVVDRLSFCLTHPLTTRNCEFINYLLLLIRNVLYAPERHINITETEERMHPVGHDTASDGSQQRRLIWVLFAQGFDQILISLLTYSQKGEWVMTIVQLIALLYQRHPADKMQKLLDRKANTNCSSKDDDASNTCQYFDSTNSTITGSSAAEDIGLRFANCPETSRKYDPSVPMQDNDRNGVNVQRISKGKEEKKSKGTSHKQKQNKHGKSHHFKTKIKCDPSEEDVSQLLVEFIQIFLQNGFNALVGELHQKLIQQDVLVHSEKSFFLWLITYFMRFAPQLKLDEKYLKNVFVIDLLCHLTWDAIHQTEEFEVKSLQPSLDLNPFLRRLHLGITAISEFLQALDAYCTLAESKQTIGNSRENKKQSNIFQLREYLLAINDLRQLFLLRLRLFNPINQSRRYLCEIIKANHILLLSLERATKLSASQKSFDISEHLKQFCCRTIMARYGTALRDFKTNGPFVNDSIFTVLHHVGIDLGQVDLLCDPVILHNFSQIWACEFKLCEDWEDLIEYVVQKFMQDYRTKTDGFDEGSVPRIPDQMQDKQISLYNHTESTACENPSFTEAELAEIQILKTQLVASGFQQQLCWIQKSLLVACSARLGTYVNEEFRNPVACLSLKMRLPCPIIPWTEVQASALNSNLFRLLLHRIGLQTSVAQTVPFPRIPFAWSAETLYRAALFLGPVDSQNIDFDLQCLTKVELQVPPCHINSPADG; encoded by the exons ATGGATTGGATGACGTTAACCGTAGGCATCCCTTGTTTATCTCATGTCCCGCTAGGCATGTTCTACCGAGATAAATACTACATTAGCGACGAATGCTTGG CTTGCCTTAGCGAAATTAACGCCAAAATCAATTGTGAGGATCCAAATACTCGTCCTCTTCGACGTGCCCTCATCTTTATGGACATTTTGAATAAG GATCTTATCCCTATTTTGATCCACGTGAATCAACCTAGCATTATCCGTTCAACAGTCGA ACTGCTTATTTGGTTAACTATACCCGTCGATTGCCTGATTCCCGCACGCGAGATGCCCGCTGACATCTCGATGCCCAAGTTCATGGTCCACGAGTTTACGCAATTTCTCTGCAGTGCAAAAGCAGCGTTTTTGGACCCTAACGTTACCCAAGCTGTCGTTGATcgcctttcattttgtttaactCAT CCATTAACTACGAGAAATTGCGAATTCATCAACTATTTGCTTTTGCTCATCCGTAACGTCCTGTATGCTCCTGAACGACATATCAATATTACGGAAACTGAAGAACGTATGCACCCTGTGGGACACGACACTGCGTCTGATGGCTCGCAGCAAAGGCGACTCATTTGGGTCTTATTCGCACAAGGATTTGACCAAATTCTCATCAGTTTGCTGACATATTCGCAAAAG GGCGAATGGGTCATGACAATCGTTCAACTCATTGCTCTCCTCTACCAGCGGCATCCAGCAGACAAGATGCAAAAACTGTTGGACAGGAAGGCAAATACAAACTGTTCATCTAAAGATGATGACGCGAGCAACACTTGCCAATATTTCGAC TCGACCAATTCCACTATTACCGGTTCTTCAG CAGCAGAAGACATTGGTTTAAGGTTTGCCAATTGCCCCGAAACATCACGAAAATATGATCCTTCGGTACCAATGCAAGATAATGATAGAAATGGAGTGAATGT TCAACGGATctcaaaaggaaaagaggaaaaaaaatcgaaaggAACGAGTCACAAGCAAAAGCAGAACAAACACGGTAAATCGCACCACTTCAAAACGAAGATTAAATGCGATCCGTCGGAGGAAGACGTGTCGCAGCTTCTGGTAGAATTCatccaaatttttttgcaaaatg GTTTCAACGCCTTAGTGGGCGAACTACACCAAAAACTGATTCAACAGGATGTTCTAGTTCATTCGGAAAAGTCATTCTTCTTATGGCTCATCACTTATTTCATGCGCTTCGCGCCACAATTAAAACTGGATGAAAAGTacttgaaaaatgttttcgttattgATCTTCTTTGCCATCTGACGTGGGATGCGATTCATCAGACTGAAGAATTTGAAGTAAAGTCACTACAACCGTCACTCGATCTAAACCCGTTTTTGCGACGTCTGCATCTAGGAATAACTGCCATCAGCGAATTCCTTCAAGCATTGGACGCATATTGTACTCTGGCTGAATCGAAGCAAACAATTGGCAACtcaagagaaaataaaaaacaatcaaacattTTCCAACTACGGGAATACTTGCTAGCCATTAATGATCTTCGTCAACTCTTTTTGCTCCGACTACGTTTGTTCAACCCTATCAACCAGAGTCGGCGATATCTCTGTGAAATCATCAAAGCTAACCACATCCTTTTGCTTTCCCTTGAACGTGCTACCAAGCTGTCGGCGTCACAAAAGAGCTTTGATATTTCTGagcatttaaaacaattttgttgCAGGACGATAATGGCTCGATATGGAACTGCCCTCAGAGATTTTAAGACAAACGGCCCTTTTGTCAACGATTCCATTTTTACGGTATTGCATCACGTCGGTATTGATCTAGGTCAAGTTGATCTCTTGTGCGATCCTGTTATCTTACACAATTTCAGCCAAATTTGGGCTTGCGAATTCAAG TTGTGTGAAGATTGGGAAGATCTTATCGAATACGTTGTACAGAAATTTATGCAAGACTACCGGACTAAGACCGACGGCTTCGATGAGGGGTCGGTCCCCAGGATCCCTGATCAAATGCAGGATAAGCAAATATCCTTATACAACCATACAGAGTCGACTGCTTGCGAAAATCCTTCTTTTACAGAAGCAGAGCTGGCCGAGATTCAAATCCTAAAAACCCAGCTTGTGGCTTCTG GATTTCAGCAACAGTTATGTTGGATTCAGAAATCTTTATTGGTAGCCTGCTCCGCCCGTTTGGGTACGTACGTTAATGAAGAATTCCGCAATCCAGTTGCATGTCTGAGTCTTAAAATGAGATTGCCCTGCCCCATAATTCCATGGACGGAAGTCCAAGCATCAGCTCTTAATTCCAATCTTTTCAGACTTCTTTTGCATCGGATAGGCCTTCAAACATCCGTCGCTCAGACTGTCCCTTTTCCGCGAATTCCGTTTGCATGGTCGGCGGAAACTTTATACCGCGCTGCTCTATTTCTTGGTCCCGTTGACAGTCAGAATATCGACTTTGACTTGCAGTGTCTCACTAAAGTTGAACTACAAGTCCCGCCCTGTCACATTAATTCGCCTGCCGATGGTTAA
- the LOC116916080 gene encoding protein timeless isoform X5, translated as MPADISMPKFMVHEFTQFLCSAKAAFLDPNVTQAVVDRLSFCLTHQPLTTRNCEFINYLLLLIRNVLYAPERHINITETEERMHPVGHDTASDGSQQRRLIWVLFAQGFDQILISLLTYSQKGEWVMTIVQLIALLYQRHPADKMQKLLDRKANTNCSSKDDDASNTCQYFDSTNSTITGSSAAEDIGLRFANCPETSRKYDPSVPMQDNDRNGVNVQRISKGKEEKKSKGTSHKQKQNKHGKSHHFKTKIKCDPSEEDVSQLLVEFIQIFLQNGFNALVGELHQKLIQQDVLVHSEKSFFLWLITYFMRFAPQLKLDEKYLKNVFVIDLLCHLTWDAIHQTEEFEVKSLQPSLDLNPFLRRLHLGITAISEFLQALDAYCTLAESKQTIGNSRENKKQSNIFQLREYLLAINDLRQLFLLRLRLFNPINQSRRYLCEIIKANHILLLSLERATKLSASQKSFDISEHLKQFCCRTIMARYGTALRDFKTNGPFVNDSIFTVLHHVGIDLGQVDLLCDPVILHNFSQIWACEFKLCEDWEDLIEYVVQKFMQDYRTKTDGFDEGSVPRIPDQMQDKQISLYNHTESTACENPSFTEAELAEIQILKTQLVASGFQQQLCWIQKSLLVACSARLGTYVNEEFRNPVACLSLKMRLPCPIIPWTEVQASALNSNLFRLLLHRIGLQTSVAQTVPFPRIPFAWSAETLYRAALFLGPVDSQNIDFDLQCLTKVELQVPPCHINSPADG; from the exons ATGCCCGCTGACATCTCGATGCCCAAGTTCATGGTCCACGAGTTTACGCAATTTCTCTGCAGTGCAAAAGCAGCGTTTTTGGACCCTAACGTTACCCAAGCTGTCGTTGATcgcctttcattttgtttaactCAT CAGCCATTAACTACGAGAAATTGCGAATTCATCAACTATTTGCTTTTGCTCATCCGTAACGTCCTGTATGCTCCTGAACGACATATCAATATTACGGAAACTGAAGAACGTATGCACCCTGTGGGACACGACACTGCGTCTGATGGCTCGCAGCAAAGGCGACTCATTTGGGTCTTATTCGCACAAGGATTTGACCAAATTCTCATCAGTTTGCTGACATATTCGCAAAAG GGCGAATGGGTCATGACAATCGTTCAACTCATTGCTCTCCTCTACCAGCGGCATCCAGCAGACAAGATGCAAAAACTGTTGGACAGGAAGGCAAATACAAACTGTTCATCTAAAGATGATGACGCGAGCAACACTTGCCAATATTTCGAC TCGACCAATTCCACTATTACCGGTTCTTCAG CAGCAGAAGACATTGGTTTAAGGTTTGCCAATTGCCCCGAAACATCACGAAAATATGATCCTTCGGTACCAATGCAAGATAATGATAGAAATGGAGTGAATGT TCAACGGATctcaaaaggaaaagaggaaaaaaaatcgaaaggAACGAGTCACAAGCAAAAGCAGAACAAACACGGTAAATCGCACCACTTCAAAACGAAGATTAAATGCGATCCGTCGGAGGAAGACGTGTCGCAGCTTCTGGTAGAATTCatccaaatttttttgcaaaatg GTTTCAACGCCTTAGTGGGCGAACTACACCAAAAACTGATTCAACAGGATGTTCTAGTTCATTCGGAAAAGTCATTCTTCTTATGGCTCATCACTTATTTCATGCGCTTCGCGCCACAATTAAAACTGGATGAAAAGTacttgaaaaatgttttcgttattgATCTTCTTTGCCATCTGACGTGGGATGCGATTCATCAGACTGAAGAATTTGAAGTAAAGTCACTACAACCGTCACTCGATCTAAACCCGTTTTTGCGACGTCTGCATCTAGGAATAACTGCCATCAGCGAATTCCTTCAAGCATTGGACGCATATTGTACTCTGGCTGAATCGAAGCAAACAATTGGCAACtcaagagaaaataaaaaacaatcaaacattTTCCAACTACGGGAATACTTGCTAGCCATTAATGATCTTCGTCAACTCTTTTTGCTCCGACTACGTTTGTTCAACCCTATCAACCAGAGTCGGCGATATCTCTGTGAAATCATCAAAGCTAACCACATCCTTTTGCTTTCCCTTGAACGTGCTACCAAGCTGTCGGCGTCACAAAAGAGCTTTGATATTTCTGagcatttaaaacaattttgttgCAGGACGATAATGGCTCGATATGGAACTGCCCTCAGAGATTTTAAGACAAACGGCCCTTTTGTCAACGATTCCATTTTTACGGTATTGCATCACGTCGGTATTGATCTAGGTCAAGTTGATCTCTTGTGCGATCCTGTTATCTTACACAATTTCAGCCAAATTTGGGCTTGCGAATTCAAG TTGTGTGAAGATTGGGAAGATCTTATCGAATACGTTGTACAGAAATTTATGCAAGACTACCGGACTAAGACCGACGGCTTCGATGAGGGGTCGGTCCCCAGGATCCCTGATCAAATGCAGGATAAGCAAATATCCTTATACAACCATACAGAGTCGACTGCTTGCGAAAATCCTTCTTTTACAGAAGCAGAGCTGGCCGAGATTCAAATCCTAAAAACCCAGCTTGTGGCTTCTG GATTTCAGCAACAGTTATGTTGGATTCAGAAATCTTTATTGGTAGCCTGCTCCGCCCGTTTGGGTACGTACGTTAATGAAGAATTCCGCAATCCAGTTGCATGTCTGAGTCTTAAAATGAGATTGCCCTGCCCCATAATTCCATGGACGGAAGTCCAAGCATCAGCTCTTAATTCCAATCTTTTCAGACTTCTTTTGCATCGGATAGGCCTTCAAACATCCGTCGCTCAGACTGTCCCTTTTCCGCGAATTCCGTTTGCATGGTCGGCGGAAACTTTATACCGCGCTGCTCTATTTCTTGGTCCCGTTGACAGTCAGAATATCGACTTTGACTTGCAGTGTCTCACTAAAGTTGAACTACAAGTCCCGCCCTGTCACATTAATTCGCCTGCCGATGGTTAA